The Oncorhynchus tshawytscha isolate Ot180627B linkage group LG16, Otsh_v2.0, whole genome shotgun sequence nucleotide sequence tcaatgtgcccttgagcaaggcacttaaccctaattactgctgtaaatcgctctggattaaagtgactaaatgactaaaatatacaAATTTAGAAACAGAAGCATCCCCATCTACTCTCCTTCCAGAACATTGAATTAAATAGAACAGTGTACTAATATAATGTTCTATACTAacaaaataatacaatataatgtaTTTCTATGTTCCAGAAACCCTACGTGTGTAAGATCCCGGGCTGCACCAAGCGCTACACAGACCCCAGTTCCCTACGCAAGCACGTCAAGACAGTGCACGGGCCCGAGGCGCACATTACCAAGAAGCAGCGCGGCGACACCTACCCACGACCCCCTCCCCAGGAGGGGGGGAATGGACAGGGCCTGTCACCAGGGCAGCTGGGAGGGTACGCAGACCAAAGGGAGTACAACCACTCTACCTCGAAACAGGACGAATGTCTGCAGGTCAAGTCCATCAAGACAGAGAAACCCATGGTGAGCCCCTCTCTGAGGTCTAACACTGCATAATGGgataaccatagaaatagaattactgCCGCTGGTCCACCAAACACGAATCGTTGAATTGAATGGGGATGCCcattctagtaattatatttctatgggggTAACAGCCCAGCTCTATCTGAAATGTCACCCTAATACAGTAGCTTCTAACAACGCTCCATCTATTTTTACTTTAACTCTAACTGTGTAATGTACCGTGATGTTTACTTAAACCCGTGTACAGtacgtgtgttttgtgtgtaatcAAACCACTTACGAATAACCCTATAACGAATTAATGTTTTCTTCTGTCCAATTTTCCATGCATtactcgtccctctctctctctctatggacaGTGGGTAATCAGGTGAGATTAGGTGTCTCTTCATGTTGCCATGTTGcgtttgtaaaaaaaacaactaaaaaaaAACGTATGTCTCTCACTCACCTTGTAATACCCATTCAGTAGCCTGTTGGCCGCTTTCCTTATCTCCTCTTTCCATGTGGCATCAGCATTTGTCTCATTAGTCATCTTTACAAAGCTGTCCATGGTCGTCGCCACTTGGGATTGAAAAATTCTCTTGATTATaatcattttctttattttggagAGTAACGTTTGCTCAAAGCAAGTTAAATGCCTTAGGACAGAACTAACTGCATTTCGAACCATTTCCAATAATGTTTATGTGTAGAATGCCCAACAATGCCTAGGGCTCTATTGTGCAGCCAAATGCATTGGGTGGAACCAAGATGAGATGAGACTAGGCCCATTCAAACTACAAATTCTTGCCAAAAAATTGAGAATTTTTCTCTTCACTCCATTTGGGTAAATCAGAGTAAGCCCTTCCTTAGTCAGTCTGAAAATAATCCTTTGTCCACGTGGTTTACAGAAGAAAAGACATTGGACAAACCCACAGCTCTAGGAGGGAAAGATTGTCTGTGTTTACACATATTGTAATGACAGTTGAAAGCAAACCTCCAGTTCTGTGGCCTGTAGATTTGAAGGTGGTATTTGGTCATGATCAGACGGAATGCGTTAATATGATCAATCATTGTATTATTGTTTACTCCTGTGGAAAACATGTCCCAGGCAGCTGCATCACATGGTGTCATTGTGCGTTTTTATCACATGGCTCAGacctttaataaaataaaatggtcCTTAAAgtgatacttcgggattttggcaagaGGCCCTTTATCTTCTTtcacagagtcagatgaacttgtggataccatttacATGTCTCTGCGTGCAGGAAGTTGCAAACCAGCtctagcgcaattgctaactagcgttaacgaaactacctctaacttccttcatactggaaacagagacataaaaatccCTTTAATGTGTCCCCTAATAATTGAGCCCTCCTattcttcccctcccctcccgtcttttcttttcccctccctcttccacctGTTTTCATCACTTACTTGATACTCGCACCCCTATTCCCCCCCGGCAGACGTCTCAGCCAAGCCCTGGCGGTCAGTCTACATGCAGCAGTGACCAGTCCTCCATCAGCGCCTATCCCAGCCGTGGAGTCCAGCTTGCTGTGAGGGGAGGGGTGGGACTAGGACTGGGCGAGGGACTGGGAGAGTACGAGGAGctgggggatgaggaggagaaggtgtTGGAGGAGTTAGAAGGGGGCTGTGGGGCCCCCATCATGGACTCCACTGTGTCCACAGCCACAGCGGCTACGTTGGCGCTGCAGGCGAGGAGAAGTGTGGGCCGACCCATGAGATGGATGGAGCACATGAAGATGGAGAGGCTGAAGCAGGTGAACGGAGGAGGAGGCCCCATGCCCAGGCTGTCACCCACACCGCCACCCAAGGGACCTGCCATGCTGCCCGCCATCCTGGGGAAGGGTAAGGACCCACCATGGTCATATCCACCACCCTATCTGGGTCCTCTGAGGCTATACACAAAGAAAAATAGTGTTTCATTACAGGGACTTAGTACGGGTGTGAAGTGTGTTTTACATGCTGTACTCCATGGGCATTCAATATTGCTATTAAACGTCCCTGGACGCTGTAAAGGCGAATAGATATGTAAAATAATATTGACACTAGTATTGGGTTGTGAAAATAACTCCAAATGTCTCAGCAGATCTCAGTTTGATTACTTGGAATTTCCCCCTGGCAGATCGGACTTGAATACACAGGCGTAAAAAATTCTTAAAATTCTCTGTTCCGCTGGAAATCACTTTCAAACCCATATCGTATCACGCCATATATCATATCAGTGATTAAAGCATGTAATAGAATTTCATGGCCAAACTGTGCCAGTTGTATTTGTGAGAAGGTTGCATCTGTCTGAGGGATCTCTCTTCACTTATATTGtgctcatctttctctctatccccgctctctctctttctcgccctctttttttctttctccccctcacaCACCTCCACTACCCCTCcttcttcttttctttttctgtctcccctctctctctccctcccctatctttctcctcctctgtctctccctccctctctctcgccctcctcaGATCCATACCTGGGCAGGTTATCCCAGCCGAAGCCTCCCCCTCGTCCTGAGCTGGGAAGCACAGAACTTACGGTGCTCAGCATGCTCCACAGCATCGAGCGCGGTGACCGGCGGGACAGCTGTGGTAGCGCCACCAGCTCAGCATACCTGAGCAGCAGCCGGCGCTCCTCGGGTATCTCGCCGTGCTTCTCGTCGCGGCGCTCCAGCCAGGCATCCCAGAGCGAGGCAGCCAACACCCCTAGTCACCACTACCGCCACCACAACCTCAGCTCCGCCGACTCCTACGACCCCATCTCTACCGACGCCTCACGCCGCTCCAGCGAGGCCAGTCAGTGcgggggaggtggtggaggaggaggggtgtttgTGGGTGGGGGGTGGGCGGGTGTTGGGGGAGGGACCAAGGGGATGCTCAACCTCACGCCTGCACAGCACTACTACCTGAAGGCCAAGTACGCTGCTGCCACGGGCGGCCCACCCCCAACACCGCTGCCCAACATAGAGTGCATGAGTCTGAAGACCCGCATGGCCATGATGGGCGAGGTCCAGGACGGAGCTGGAGGCAACTATGTGATGCCCCAGCTGGTCAGGTCGCGCCGCTGCAGCGATGGCAGCACCACCAACAGGTACGGGTGCCACGGTGGCTACCGAGACTACTGGCGGAGGGGCTTCTACCCCGGCGAGGGCCCAGGGAACGGTCCGGACCGGAGGGCCAGCGACCCCGTGCGGACCCACCCTCAGCAAGCACCGGAGTTCTTTGGGCTGCCCCAGGTCCAGTGCTTCAGCAGCCTTAACAACATACACCCTCTGCCCCCGCTATCAGGCCTCCAGCACCCCACGGCAAAGGGCCGCAGCTTCAGTCTGCAGAACTACACGCGCTCCGACGTGAACCTACAGAGAGGGGGCCTGCTCTCCTCGCCCTGCCCCCCCAGCATCATGGAGAACACAGCCCTGGAGGCCCTGGCCATGGAGGAAGGGGGGATGCTGGGGGATGAGGACATGCTGCCTGACGACATGGTGCAGTACCTCCGCTCACAGGACAAGGCAGGCTCCTACAACAACTACATGGAGAACCAGGTGGCTGGGGACAATGGACATCTCCCTGGGGGGGAGTTACAGGACCAGGGCCCAGGGCTGAACCAGTGCTTCCACAGCCCCCAACAGCACCAACAGCGGCAGGAACTGGAGAGAAAGAGCCCTAGTAAAGACGGCATGCCCATCCAGTGGAATGAGGTGAGCTCAGGGAGCGCTGAGAGGTCTCCACAGAGACAGCCCCAGGCCCAGTCCCAGCAGAGGTGTAGTCGATGGGCCGCCACAGAGCAGCACCAAGGTCTGGCTGCCGGTTCGCCATTAGGGAGGTTTGGGAACATGGTGGTGCAGCCACAACAACCATTCGCCAGAGAGTTCCAGAACCAACGCTGTGCCCAGCCAGCCCAGTCCCAACCTCAGCCTCCATGCGGGCTAAAGTCAGAGGTGACCACCCACTCCTGCATGGAGATGAAAGGGAATGAccacaaccccacacacacctTTGGCCGCCCTGACTTCTCCCAGATCACCCTGGGGCCTCTGCCCCAGGGCTACGGCCAGCAGAAGTATCACAACCAGAACCACAGAACCTCCAGGCAGATCGGAGAAAACCTGCTCCTCAGCCGGGCCTCCATGGACAGCCTATCCAGCCTCTCCCCGGAACTCCACCACCAACTCCTGGCCGCCGCCTCCCCCCGCCTGCAGCAGGCCAACAGCAGGCACCCGGCCAGACCACAGCAATACCTGAATCTCCAACCAAGCACCACCAACGGTAGCCATGTCAACCATACCCATCAGAACAtctcccagcagcagcagagtCTGAGCAACCAAGGCAGCCACTGCTCCCTGGCCCGTCAGGTGTCCGGGCTGAAGCTGGAGGTTCCTGACCAGGACTATCTGGACCAGGGCTTCAGCGACCAGGCTGTGTGCTTTGACCCGGTGGAGGCAAAGGCCTCGTCCTTCCCTCCCCTGGAGGAGCAGTGTCTGCTGGAAACCATGACCGAGCAGGTGGGTCTAGATGTGCACTCCTCAGTCCCGGCCTGCCTACTATCTCCGGGTGCCGACGAGGTGACCAGTACGGTGGACAGTGGCGTGGGCGGCTCAGCCAACGTGCTAGACGACGTGGTGGCGCTGGACTTCGACGCCATGCTGGATAATGTGGGGTTGGGCTACGACCAGAGTAGTCTGGTATCGGGGGTGATCAGCCCCTCCATCTTCCAAGGCCTGTCCCGGACCTCGTCCCGCCTCACCACTCCCCGGGCCTCTGCCACCTTCCACAGCACCGCGGGCATGGTGCCTTCCAACCTCAGCAACATGGCCATCGGGGACATGAGCTCCTTCCTCACCACCCTCGCAGAGGAGAGCAAGTTCCTGGCCATCATGCAGTAACTAACTCCGTCCTTCCTtcgctctatccctccctcccctgtctaaaAGGAAATAGAGGAAAAACCTGATGCATGTAAAGAACTGAAAGAGGAAAAAAGATGGCAAAACTTATGACAAAGCGACAAATTATCACAGTTTATTATACTTACCTAAAGT carries:
- the LOC112215160 gene encoding transcriptional activator GLI3 gives rise to the protein METQSQASSAAEKKKKVETIVATKGLSTSADISEKAVASSTTSNEERLGTQYHHHRERRNAISTQASTPGTPGSKLGEESSTSTEERPPLVKKELHSSLPHLADHGLPYRGTLFAMDPRNGYLDSHYAPPQFFPAFHPPVPIDDRHAQGRYIYEPSPVPPLHVPPSLAGSPAFSDISLIRISPHRNPSVGAESPFNPPHPYINPYMDYIRSLHSSPSLSMISAARGLSPADAPHTGLTTAEYYHQMALLAGHRSPYTDLLPSVASTAGATSSALHMEYLQAMESSRFPSPRLTARPSRKRALPISPLSEHSFDLQTMIRNSPNSLVTILNNSRSSSSTSGSYGHLSAGAISPALSFAYPPNPVALQMHQQLLGRQTGMVGSAFGHSPPLIHPSPVFTTQRPIPGIPPPGLTPRERSVISNDTSQTKPTSESAVSSTGEPMHHKRSKIKPDEELPNSGAVSCQDHPDGMTLVKEEGDKDESKQEPEMVYETNCHWESCHREFDTQEQLVHHINNDHIHGEKKEFVCRWDECSREKKPFKAQYMLVVHMRRHTGEKPHRCTFEGCPKAYSRLENLKTHLRSHTGEKPYVCEHEGCNKAFSNASDRAKHQNRTHSNEKPYVCKIPGCTKRYTDPSSLRKHVKTVHGPEAHITKKQRGDTYPRPPPQEGGNGQGLSPGQLGGYADQREYNHSTSKQDECLQVKSIKTEKPMTSQPSPGGQSTCSSDQSSISAYPSRGVQLAVRGGVGLGLGEGLGEYEELGDEEEKVLEELEGGCGAPIMDSTVSTATAATLALQARRSVGRPMRWMEHMKMERLKQVNGGGGPMPRLSPTPPPKGPAMLPAILGKDPYLGRLSQPKPPPRPELGSTELTVLSMLHSIERGDRRDSCGSATSSAYLSSSRRSSGISPCFSSRRSSQASQSEAANTPSHHYRHHNLSSADSYDPISTDASRRSSEASQCGGGGGGGGVFVGGGWAGVGGGTKGMLNLTPAQHYYLKAKYAAATGGPPPTPLPNIECMSLKTRMAMMGEVQDGAGGNYVMPQLVRSRRCSDGSTTNRYGCHGGYRDYWRRGFYPGEGPGNGPDRRASDPVRTHPQQAPEFFGLPQVQCFSSLNNIHPLPPLSGLQHPTAKGRSFSLQNYTRSDVNLQRGGLLSSPCPPSIMENTALEALAMEEGGMLGDEDMLPDDMVQYLRSQDKAGSYNNYMENQVAGDNGHLPGGELQDQGPGLNQCFHSPQQHQQRQELERKSPSKDGMPIQWNEVSSGSAERSPQRQPQAQSQQRCSRWAATEQHQGLAAGSPLGRFGNMVVQPQQPFAREFQNQRCAQPAQSQPQPPCGLKSEVTTHSCMEMKGNDHNPTHTFGRPDFSQITLGPLPQGYGQQKYHNQNHRTSRQIGENLLLSRASMDSLSSLSPELHHQLLAAASPRLQQANSRHPARPQQYLNLQPSTTNGSHVNHTHQNISQQQQSLSNQGSHCSLARQVSGLKLEVPDQDYLDQGFSDQAVCFDPVEAKASSFPPLEEQCLLETMTEQVGLDVHSSVPACLLSPGADEVTSTVDSGVGGSANVLDDVVALDFDAMLDNVGLGYDQSSLVSGVISPSIFQGLSRTSSRLTTPRASATFHSTAGMVPSNLSNMAIGDMSSFLTTLAEESKFLAIMQ